A window of Longispora fulva contains these coding sequences:
- a CDS encoding MFS transporter, whose product MRAMSWPLRVLLVNQFGVNVGFYLLVPFLAGYLDGLGLAATAVGLVLGVRTLSQQGLFLLGGTLADRWGPRPVIIVGCALRTVGFGLFAVLDNLPGLLAAAVLSGLSGALFNPAVRAYVAVEAGDGRAEAFARFAVFANAGALAGPLLGAALIGVGFPVVAGGAAGIFAALTVAQVFALPARSVARRPESVWRDWRGVLGHREFLGFTVAASGVFALYTQLYLVIPLAAERATGTPRAVGGVFLLATVLSLALQVPITAWCREHWSPGHAVAVGLALMGAAFLPPLAAQRGPVGVGAVTVSVLLLSLGYAVANPFVMDLVAGLGDRDLPGTQFGVFYLVSGLIAAGASAGAGALWQTGWAWGPLALLGVGCAVAVAGLDRAGALVTATVSGSSR is encoded by the coding sequence ATGAGGGCCATGTCCTGGCCGTTGCGGGTGCTGCTGGTCAACCAGTTCGGGGTCAACGTCGGCTTCTACCTGCTCGTTCCCTTCCTCGCCGGGTACCTCGACGGGCTCGGGCTGGCCGCCACGGCCGTCGGCCTGGTCCTCGGTGTGCGGACCCTGAGCCAGCAGGGCCTGTTCCTGCTCGGCGGGACCCTCGCCGACCGGTGGGGACCGCGCCCCGTCATCATCGTGGGCTGCGCGCTGCGCACCGTCGGATTCGGCCTGTTCGCGGTCCTCGACAACCTGCCGGGCCTCCTGGCGGCAGCCGTCCTCAGTGGCCTGTCGGGTGCGCTGTTCAACCCGGCGGTCCGGGCGTACGTGGCGGTGGAGGCCGGCGACGGGCGCGCGGAGGCGTTCGCCCGCTTCGCCGTGTTCGCCAACGCCGGGGCCCTTGCCGGACCGCTGCTCGGCGCGGCCCTGATCGGGGTCGGGTTCCCCGTCGTGGCCGGCGGCGCGGCTGGCATCTTCGCGGCGCTCACCGTCGCGCAGGTGTTCGCGTTGCCCGCCCGGTCCGTCGCGCGCCGGCCGGAGTCGGTGTGGCGGGACTGGCGGGGAGTGCTCGGCCACCGGGAGTTCCTCGGATTCACGGTCGCGGCCAGCGGGGTGTTCGCCCTGTACACGCAGCTGTATCTCGTCATTCCGCTCGCAGCCGAGCGCGCCACCGGTACGCCCCGGGCCGTCGGAGGGGTGTTCCTGCTGGCGACCGTGCTCAGCCTGGCGCTACAGGTGCCGATCACCGCGTGGTGCCGGGAGCACTGGAGCCCGGGCCATGCCGTGGCCGTGGGACTGGCGCTGATGGGGGCGGCTTTCCTGCCGCCGCTCGCGGCCCAGCGCGGTCCGGTCGGGGTCGGCGCGGTGACGGTCTCCGTGCTGCTGCTGTCCCTCGGGTACGCCGTCGCCAACCCGTTCGTCATGGACCTCGTCGCTGGCCTCGGGGACCGGGACCTGCCCGGCACCCAGTTCGGCGTGTTCTACCTCGTGTCCGGCCTCATCGCCGCCGGGGCCTCGGCCGGGGCGGGCGCCTTGTGGCAGACCGGCTGGGCCTGGGGGCCCCTCGCCCTGCTCGGGGTCGGCTGCGCGGTCGCCGTCGCCGGGCTCGACCGGGCCGGCGCGCTGGTCACGGCGACCGTCTCAGGGAGTAGCCGATGA
- a CDS encoding Rossmann-like domain-containing protein yields MRSVDELIAHTLQGDGLDTPVTVAFSTRQGAHHQGRHTGYRNEVVCVRVGAAVGACSVEPGELPEEDVFSHLGRPVRDLLTHPVRAVRVAALDAYLMDRRPFGSDQHAVARVLAAGDSLAKSTARARAVVDLLPGDVSGPVAVVGVVNSLLHALRARGMGYLACDFKGGFTEWGEPVHTRAALDGAGALLVSGMTLGNGTFEPLLAHARDAGIPFVVFAQTGSAVAREFLGSGVTALSAEPYPFFWLDGGPSTLHHYTAKGRP; encoded by the coding sequence ATGCGTAGCGTCGACGAGCTGATCGCCCACACCCTGCAAGGGGACGGACTCGACACCCCGGTGACGGTCGCGTTCAGCACCCGGCAGGGCGCGCACCACCAGGGCCGGCACACCGGGTACCGCAACGAGGTGGTGTGCGTCCGGGTCGGCGCGGCGGTCGGCGCGTGTTCCGTCGAGCCGGGGGAGTTGCCCGAGGAGGACGTGTTTTCCCATCTCGGCCGGCCGGTGCGGGATCTGCTGACTCATCCCGTGCGGGCGGTGCGGGTGGCGGCGCTGGACGCGTACCTGATGGATCGCAGGCCCTTTGGTTCCGACCAGCATGCGGTCGCCCGGGTGCTTGCCGCCGGTGACTCCCTGGCGAAATCCACGGCCCGGGCCCGCGCGGTCGTGGACCTGCTGCCGGGCGACGTCTCCGGGCCGGTCGCGGTGGTCGGCGTCGTCAATTCCCTGCTGCACGCGCTGCGCGCTCGGGGCATGGGCTACCTGGCCTGCGACTTCAAGGGCGGGTTCACCGAATGGGGCGAGCCCGTGCACACCCGGGCCGCGCTCGACGGGGCCGGCGCGCTGCTGGTGTCCGGCATGACGCTCGGCAACGGCACCTTCGAGCCGCTGCTCGCCCACGCCCGCGACGCCGGCATCCCGTTCGTCGTGTTCGCACAGACCGGCAGCGCCGTCGCCCGGGAGTTCCTCGGCTCGGGCGTGACCGCGCTGTCGGCGGAGCCGTACCCGTTCTTCTGGCTCGACGGCGGGCCGAGCACCCTGCACCACTACACCGCGAAAGGACGCCCGTGA
- a CDS encoding class I SAM-dependent methyltransferase, whose protein sequence is MNLLTDNPALYEAAFPDPEHTAAMFVDGVIRHYGAPGRRLLDLGCGTGRDAGHLATLGYTVVGLDASQAMLDYARATYQGTFVPGRIESFDLGETFDAITCLDSALLYCHTNDDLAGALAACRAHLAPGGLFVAEMRNGAFFLGNDELLGAPRQRTVGGHTATTRLWIDHAAQLLRRERIWQPEGRVDRSAWRLLFPQELRHFLTVAGFEVLACFDTPGPRTDIAWHPATPPGTTLAGDRLHVIARSHGKVS, encoded by the coding sequence ATGAATCTGTTGACCGACAATCCCGCCCTCTACGAGGCAGCCTTCCCGGACCCGGAGCACACGGCGGCGATGTTCGTCGACGGAGTCATCCGGCACTACGGCGCACCTGGCCGAAGGTTGCTGGACCTCGGCTGTGGCACCGGCCGCGACGCCGGGCACCTGGCCACCCTCGGCTACACGGTCGTCGGGCTCGACGCGTCGCAGGCCATGCTGGACTACGCGCGGGCCACCTACCAGGGAACCTTCGTGCCAGGCCGGATCGAGTCCTTCGACCTGGGCGAGACGTTCGACGCGATCACCTGCCTGGACAGTGCCCTGCTGTACTGCCACACCAACGACGACCTCGCCGGCGCCCTCGCCGCCTGCCGCGCGCACCTGGCCCCCGGTGGGCTGTTCGTCGCCGAGATGCGCAACGGCGCGTTCTTCCTCGGCAACGACGAACTGCTCGGCGCGCCGCGGCAGCGCACCGTCGGCGGGCACACCGCCACGACCCGGCTGTGGATCGACCACGCCGCGCAACTCCTGCGCCGCGAACGGATCTGGCAGCCCGAGGGCCGCGTCGACCGGTCCGCCTGGCGGCTGCTGTTCCCCCAGGAACTGCGCCACTTCCTCACCGTCGCAGGCTTTGAGGTACTGGCCTGCTTCGACACCCCCGGCCCGCGCACCGACATCGCATGGCACCCCGCAACGCCGCCCGGCACCACCCTCGCGGGGGACCGGCTGCACGTCATCGCACGTTCCCACGGAAAGGTCTCCTGA
- a CDS encoding enolase C-terminal domain-like protein: MRLTWSVTTLRLREPFHTSRGVTGEREAVEVAVEHDGVIGHGEVVTSRYYQLDVAAIATVLARLSPVVAACRSEAELRATLPGLRLTHPDTLAVIAAVDAAAHDLIGRANGLAAHRVLGTPPVAGPRTAYTIGLRGPRDAAIEAARLVGRGFGVLKLKLGRDDDVAVVAAVRSAAPDVTLLLDPNGGWDADTASRRLDALAGYGIAAVEQPVRHGHLALLTRVAARSPIPVIADEDARTADDVGRLAGLVHGVNVKLVECGGLGGAVEMARTAKALGMQVMLGCLASSTLSVAPAVHLAGLARWLDLDGHLLLAEDPWTGIGGTDGTLTQPTSPGLGVRRR; encoded by the coding sequence ATGAGGCTCACGTGGTCGGTGACGACGCTGCGCCTGCGCGAACCGTTCCACACGTCGCGGGGTGTCACCGGCGAACGCGAGGCCGTGGAGGTCGCGGTCGAGCACGACGGTGTGATCGGGCACGGCGAGGTCGTCACGAGCCGGTACTACCAGCTGGACGTGGCCGCCATCGCAACCGTCCTCGCCAGACTGTCCCCGGTCGTGGCGGCGTGCCGATCGGAGGCGGAGCTGCGGGCCACGCTGCCGGGACTGCGACTCACCCATCCTGACACGCTTGCGGTCATCGCCGCCGTGGACGCCGCGGCCCACGACCTGATCGGCCGGGCCAACGGGCTCGCTGCCCACCGGGTGCTCGGGACACCGCCGGTGGCCGGTCCCCGCACGGCGTACACCATCGGACTGCGCGGCCCGCGCGACGCCGCGATCGAGGCGGCCCGGCTGGTGGGGCGGGGTTTCGGCGTGCTGAAGCTCAAGCTCGGCCGCGACGACGATGTGGCGGTGGTCGCCGCCGTGCGTTCCGCCGCCCCCGACGTGACCTTGTTGCTGGACCCCAACGGCGGCTGGGACGCCGACACCGCCAGTCGCCGCCTCGACGCGCTGGCCGGCTACGGGATCGCGGCCGTCGAACAGCCCGTCCGGCACGGCCACCTGGCCCTCCTGACCCGGGTCGCGGCCCGGTCCCCGATCCCGGTCATCGCCGACGAGGACGCCCGCACCGCGGACGACGTGGGTCGCCTCGCAGGCCTCGTGCACGGCGTCAACGTCAAACTCGTCGAGTGCGGCGGCCTCGGCGGCGCGGTCGAGATGGCCCGGACGGCCAAGGCGCTCGGCATGCAGGTGATGCTCGGCTGCCTGGCATCGAGCACCCTGTCCGTCGCCCCGGCCGTGCACCTGGCCGGGCTCGCCCGATGGCTCGATCTCGACGGGCACCTGCTACTCGCCGAGGACCCGTGGACGGGTATCGGCGGCACCGACGGCACCCTGACCCAGCCCACCAGCCCCGGGCTGGGGGTGCGGCGGCGATGA
- a CDS encoding SRPBCC family protein — protein MAVDVVTDILISRSPAEVSAYAGDPGNAPEWYANITSVAWLTPPPLAVSSRLAFVAHFLGRRLAYTYEIVELVPGERLVMRTAEGPFPMETTYAWEAAGEHGTRMTLRNRGEPSGFAAISAPLMAAAMRRANRKDLAMLKRILERSGH, from the coding sequence ATGGCTGTCGACGTCGTGACCGACATCCTGATCTCCCGATCGCCGGCTGAGGTCTCCGCTTACGCCGGGGACCCGGGCAACGCGCCAGAGTGGTATGCCAACATCACCTCAGTCGCATGGCTGACGCCGCCGCCGCTCGCCGTCAGCTCCCGGCTGGCCTTCGTCGCCCACTTCCTCGGCCGCCGCCTCGCGTACACCTACGAGATCGTCGAACTCGTCCCCGGTGAGCGTCTCGTCATGCGCACCGCCGAGGGGCCGTTCCCCATGGAGACGACATATGCCTGGGAAGCTGCCGGCGAGCACGGTACGCGCATGACGTTGCGCAACCGGGGCGAGCCCAGCGGCTTCGCCGCGATCAGTGCCCCGCTGATGGCCGCCGCGATGCGCCGCGCCAACCGCAAGGATCTCGCGATGCTCAAAAGGATCCTGGAACGGTCGGGGCACTAA
- a CDS encoding SRPBCC family protein, whose protein sequence is MVRSAESVIVARPADEVFRYIADLRNEPNWHVDIDSVPSDTDPVPVVGKAYPLKFKPFMGKTDGTFTALEVEPGARVVYRADFAGLQPQITYTVEPVGESARFTRAVEMRPTGVRVLMTPMMAVMVPRRNKVFVQNLKQVLES, encoded by the coding sequence ATGGTCAGGTCTGCGGAGAGTGTCATCGTCGCCCGCCCGGCGGACGAGGTCTTTCGATATATCGCTGATCTCCGCAATGAGCCGAACTGGCATGTTGACATAGATTCGGTACCGTCGGATACGGACCCAGTCCCTGTAGTCGGGAAGGCCTACCCTCTGAAGTTCAAACCGTTCATGGGCAAAACTGACGGCACCTTCACCGCCCTCGAGGTCGAACCCGGTGCTCGGGTGGTGTACCGCGCTGACTTCGCTGGTCTTCAGCCGCAGATCACCTACACGGTCGAGCCCGTAGGAGAGAGTGCGCGGTTCACCCGCGCCGTCGAGATGCGACCCACGGGCGTCAGGGTCCTCATGACACCGATGATGGCGGTCATGGTTCCGCGCCGGAACAAGGTATTTGTGCAAAACCTCAAACAGGTACTCGAGTCCTGA
- a CDS encoding DUF1905 domain-containing protein: protein MAVEFRGTVRQWRDDKPGGLAVVDVPADLVGQLGGRRQMRVSGTLEGAPFAGSTMLVAGGGLCVGVSRAALRAAGASVGDDVDLSISPAAGESGTRSHA from the coding sequence GTGGCTGTGGAGTTCAGGGGAACGGTCCGCCAGTGGCGCGACGACAAGCCTGGCGGCCTGGCGGTGGTGGACGTGCCCGCGGACCTCGTGGGCCAGTTGGGCGGACGCCGTCAGATGCGGGTGTCGGGCACCCTGGAAGGTGCCCCGTTCGCCGGAAGTACGATGCTGGTCGCCGGGGGCGGTCTGTGCGTGGGGGTGAGTCGCGCGGCATTGCGGGCGGCCGGCGCGTCGGTCGGCGACGACGTCGACCTGTCGATATCGCCGGCCGCTGGTGAGTCGGGCACACGTTCCCACGCGTGA
- a CDS encoding PLP-dependent cysteine synthase family protein, whose protein sequence is MNRADCLADLVGNTPVLRVTTPLPRPHPGFWAKLEYLGAGGMKARPALSMLREARRRGDLLPGAPVVESTSGTLGVGLSLAGAALGHPVVLVVDHELEPVMRAMLQAHGARLEIVTEPHPTGGWQEARRQRLLELCRELPGAYWPDQYRNPDNPAGYATLADELAAQLSPVDVLVCSVGTGGHSAGIARALRHRFPALRLVGVDTVGSTIFGQPARPRLMRGLGSSIYPRNVAYDAFDEVHWIAPAEAVDTCRRLARHAFVSGGWSTGAVARVAAWVAATGPGQQVVAVFPDGPLRYWQTIFDDDYCTRHGLLDSLPATAPADVDSPDGAEVDRWTRCQVVRDPLIRAVPA, encoded by the coding sequence GTGAACCGCGCCGACTGTCTCGCCGATCTGGTCGGCAACACCCCCGTGCTGCGGGTGACGACGCCGTTGCCCCGACCGCACCCGGGTTTCTGGGCCAAGTTGGAGTACCTCGGCGCGGGCGGCATGAAGGCCCGGCCCGCCCTGAGCATGCTCCGCGAGGCCCGGCGGCGCGGCGACCTGTTGCCCGGCGCGCCGGTCGTGGAGTCCACCAGCGGCACCCTCGGTGTCGGATTGTCCCTGGCCGGGGCGGCCCTCGGGCATCCGGTCGTGCTGGTGGTCGACCATGAGTTGGAACCGGTGATGCGCGCCATGCTCCAGGCGCACGGCGCGCGGTTGGAGATCGTCACCGAGCCGCACCCGACCGGCGGCTGGCAGGAGGCCCGCAGGCAGCGGCTGCTCGAGCTGTGCCGGGAACTGCCGGGCGCGTACTGGCCCGACCAGTACCGCAACCCGGACAACCCGGCCGGCTACGCGACGCTGGCCGACGAGCTGGCCGCTCAGCTGTCGCCGGTGGACGTCCTGGTGTGCAGTGTCGGCACCGGCGGGCACAGCGCCGGGATCGCCCGCGCGCTGCGGCACCGGTTCCCGGCGTTGCGCCTGGTCGGGGTGGACACCGTCGGTTCGACCATCTTCGGCCAGCCGGCCCGGCCGCGGCTGATGCGTGGCCTGGGCAGCAGCATCTACCCGCGCAACGTCGCCTACGACGCGTTCGACGAGGTGCACTGGATCGCGCCCGCCGAGGCCGTGGACACCTGCCGGCGGCTGGCCCGGCACGCGTTCGTCTCGGGTGGCTGGAGCACCGGCGCGGTCGCCCGGGTCGCCGCCTGGGTCGCGGCCACCGGCCCCGGCCAGCAGGTGGTGGCCGTGTTCCCCGACGGCCCGCTCCGGTACTGGCAGACCATCTTCGACGACGACTACTGCACGCGGCACGGTCTCCTCGACAGCCTGCCGGCCACCGCGCCCGCCGACGTCGACAGCCCGGACGGGGCCGAGGTGGATCGCTGGACCCGATGTCAGGTCGTCCGCGACCCGCTGATCAGGGCGGTCCCGGCATGA
- a CDS encoding ATP-grasp domain-containing protein, with translation MAHLLVVESWVGAMSRLLPRSIAEAGHEFTFLTRDLDHYLRSWHGPGQHPLLGAKAVLTAETNDPATVLAAVETAHRHTPFDGVLSSCDYYLETAATLARHLGLPGCDPAAVHRTHRKHLARGAMADAGMPTPNFATALRWQEAVRGAEDIGYPVVVKPVDLCAGMYVRRADDEAQLRAAFDALAGFPVNARGQARDATVLLEEYLDGPEVSVETVTVDGETTVVGVTDKTITGEDSFVEAGHAFPAPVPAEHRDAAIRTALHALVALGVDLAVAHTEIKLTPRGPYVVEVNLRPAGNSITELVRRVTGIDLPGAYLDVVRGVAPDLAVRDTGIGGAAIRFVVPERTGRVLAVRGADRPADADVVEWQIDATAGGDLVATGDNNGYAGRVMTVAGTPREAAALAAELVAGIGIDYA, from the coding sequence ATGGCCCACCTGTTGGTCGTGGAGAGCTGGGTCGGCGCGATGAGCCGGCTCCTGCCCCGCTCGATCGCCGAAGCCGGCCACGAGTTCACGTTCCTCACCCGCGACCTCGACCACTACCTGCGCTCCTGGCACGGCCCCGGCCAGCACCCTCTCCTCGGGGCGAAGGCCGTGCTCACCGCCGAGACCAACGACCCGGCGACCGTGCTCGCGGCCGTCGAGACGGCACACCGCCACACCCCCTTCGACGGGGTACTGAGCTCGTGTGACTACTACCTGGAGACCGCCGCCACCCTCGCCCGGCACCTCGGGCTGCCCGGCTGCGACCCTGCGGCGGTGCACCGCACGCACCGCAAGCACCTCGCCCGAGGCGCGATGGCCGACGCCGGCATGCCCACGCCCAACTTCGCCACGGCGCTGCGCTGGCAGGAAGCCGTCCGAGGGGCCGAGGACATCGGCTACCCGGTCGTCGTCAAACCCGTTGACCTGTGCGCGGGCATGTACGTCCGACGCGCCGATGACGAGGCCCAGCTCCGCGCGGCGTTCGACGCCCTCGCGGGCTTCCCGGTCAACGCCCGCGGCCAGGCCAGAGACGCCACGGTGCTGCTCGAGGAGTACCTGGACGGGCCTGAGGTGAGCGTCGAGACCGTGACCGTGGACGGGGAGACCACCGTCGTCGGGGTCACCGACAAGACGATCACAGGGGAGGACTCGTTCGTCGAGGCCGGCCACGCCTTCCCCGCCCCGGTGCCCGCCGAGCACCGCGACGCCGCGATCCGAACGGCGCTTCACGCGCTGGTCGCGCTCGGCGTGGACCTGGCCGTGGCGCACACCGAGATCAAGCTGACCCCGCGCGGCCCGTACGTGGTGGAGGTCAACCTGCGGCCGGCCGGCAATTCCATCACCGAACTGGTCCGGCGGGTGACCGGGATCGACCTGCCGGGCGCGTACCTGGATGTGGTTCGCGGCGTGGCCCCCGACCTGGCCGTCCGCGACACCGGGATCGGCGGGGCCGCGATCCGGTTCGTGGTGCCCGAGCGGACCGGCCGGGTCCTGGCCGTGCGGGGCGCGGACCGGCCGGCCGACGCCGACGTCGTCGAGTGGCAGATCGACGCGACCGCCGGCGGCGATCTGGTCGCCACCGGGGACAACAACGGCTACGCCGGCCGGGTGATGACCGTCGCCGGCACCCCGCGGGAGGCCGCCGCTCTCGCCGCCGAACTCGTCGCGGGCATCGGGATCGACTATGCGTAG